In Metasolibacillus fluoroglycofenilyticus, a single window of DNA contains:
- a CDS encoding SPFH domain-containing protein, with the protein MGLLKAGIGAAQGVLADQWREYFYCESIPADVLITKGINKRGKRGFNFKGSDNIISNGSIIAINEGQAMIIVDQGQIVEFCAEAGEFVYDTSTEPSIFYGDLKESIIESFKSFGKRVAFGGQAPKDQRVYFFNTKEITGNKYGTPTPVPFRVIDTNIGLDIDISIRCNGEYSFKIVDPILFYTNVSGNVQTEFRRETIDSQLRSELLTALQPAFAKISDMGIRYSSLPGRTMELSQALNDVLSEKWGNLRGISIISFGVNTVKASEEDEKMMKDLQKNAVLRNPNMAAATMIGAQSDAMKMAAQNEAGAFVGFAGMNMAAQAGGVNAQDLFKMGQQTPTPPTANGAQGWTCSCGAANSGKFCVECGKPQPQSGWVCSCGTQNEGKFCKECGSAKPASFKCDKCGWQPEGAVPKFCPECGDVFDDNDRA; encoded by the coding sequence ATGGGCTTATTAAAAGCAGGTATTGGTGCAGCACAGGGAGTTTTAGCAGACCAATGGAGAGAATACTTTTACTGCGAGTCTATCCCAGCAGATGTCCTTATTACAAAAGGCATAAATAAACGAGGAAAACGCGGCTTTAACTTTAAAGGCAGCGATAATATTATTAGCAACGGCTCTATAATTGCGATTAACGAAGGACAGGCAATGATTATTGTCGACCAAGGACAAATCGTAGAATTTTGTGCTGAAGCTGGCGAATTTGTTTACGATACATCAACAGAGCCGAGCATCTTTTACGGCGATTTAAAAGAGAGCATTATTGAATCTTTTAAATCATTTGGAAAACGTGTAGCATTTGGTGGTCAGGCTCCAAAGGACCAACGCGTTTATTTTTTCAATACAAAAGAAATTACAGGCAATAAATATGGAACTCCGACCCCCGTTCCGTTTCGTGTTATTGACACAAATATCGGGCTAGATATCGATATTTCAATTCGCTGTAATGGTGAATATTCGTTCAAAATTGTAGACCCTATTTTGTTCTATACGAATGTTTCTGGTAATGTGCAAACAGAGTTTCGTCGCGAAACAATTGACAGCCAATTACGCTCTGAGTTATTAACAGCTCTGCAGCCTGCCTTTGCTAAAATTTCAGATATGGGTATTCGTTATAGCTCTTTACCAGGACGTACGATGGAGCTATCACAAGCTTTAAACGATGTGCTATCTGAAAAATGGGGTAATTTACGTGGTATTTCAATTATCTCGTTCGGTGTAAATACGGTGAAAGCATCTGAAGAAGATGAAAAGATGATGAAGGATTTACAAAAAAATGCGGTATTGCGTAATCCAAACATGGCTGCTGCCACAATGATCGGTGCCCAAAGCGATGCGATGAAAATGGCTGCCCAAAATGAGGCGGGCGCTTTCGTTGGCTTTGCAGGTATGAATATGGCTGCTCAGGCGGGTGGGGTGAATGCACAAGACTTATTTAAAATGGGACAGCAAACGCCAACGCCGCCTACGGCAAACGGAGCACAAGGTTGGACTTGCTCATGTGGTGCTGCAAATAGTGGAAAATTCTGTGTAGAATGTGGGAAGCCTCAACCTCAAAGTGGCTGGGTTTGTTCATGTGGTACACAAAATGAAGGAAAGTTTTGTAAGGAATGTGGGTCGGCAAAGCCCGCAAGCTTCAAATGTGATAAATGCGGCTGGCAGCCAGAAGGAGCGGTTCCTAAGTTCTGTCCAGAATGTGGTGATGTATTTGATGATAATGACCGCGCATAA
- a CDS encoding ABC1 kinase family protein, whose product MNGLQFIGQVVLFSIVIFFLSGRLIGSQVNLFRRILSVVLSVILTTFVFWYTYVRDTDYLMGDVMQNVMNIATLLWVGSMLLLSMLFYLLFELFDPIAIDENGARMTDRKSFIMRIIQQWRRQKRLRQVVQIAVTNGITRTVKYARNRDNDRELAIALRDTLEQCGGIFIKFGQVLSTRKELFSPIFIDELEKLQQNVRPLTAEQVNEVLQANLTQPVEEVFSYFSEEPLAAASIGQVHKAVLRATNEQVAVKLLRPDVKEIMRDDLSILVEFAQWVSSKSVWAENLGFRDLAIGFAASLMEEIDFQIEARNTQQVANVLRASADKVHIPRIYTHYSNANILVMEYIDGKSVAVADEVYEQFQINRHQFAQNLFNSFLEQALISGIFHADPHPGNIYIAKRTGTMTLLDFGAVGRLAAKQQDGLKQFLIGIALNDASVVYEGVAELVENAAEVDQEEMEQAIGQVLLKISYTETVQTDELIYSIFSIAREFGLHFYPSVSTALRALVTLDGTLHTIDPNFDIFQEARAFSSHYIQAAMKRPFKEPLTTKKYLEEELALILPTIRKIPRRMNQLFKKVESGKIILHHDVFSDKHNAIFVTQLFSRFVLLFVGITFGLISVALLAISQFMHTAYAIYLNTVAYVGLFLCAILLVRLSIQAIRDMKRT is encoded by the coding sequence ATGAACGGTCTACAATTTATCGGACAAGTCGTATTATTTTCCATCGTTATATTTTTTCTTAGTGGACGGTTGATTGGTTCACAGGTCAATTTATTTCGTCGTATATTATCCGTTGTATTAAGCGTTATTTTAACCACATTTGTCTTTTGGTACACTTATGTTCGTGATACGGACTATTTAATGGGTGACGTGATGCAAAACGTCATGAATATTGCTACATTGCTATGGGTTGGTAGCATGCTTCTGCTTTCTATGTTATTTTATTTGCTATTTGAGCTATTTGACCCTATTGCTATTGATGAAAATGGTGCACGCATGACAGATAGAAAATCCTTCATTATGCGTATTATTCAACAATGGCGCAGACAAAAGCGCCTACGACAAGTAGTACAAATTGCTGTAACAAACGGCATTACGCGCACTGTCAAGTATGCACGTAACCGAGATAATGATCGTGAGTTAGCGATTGCATTGCGTGACACATTAGAGCAATGTGGCGGCATTTTTATTAAATTCGGGCAGGTTTTATCGACACGCAAGGAATTATTTTCACCGATTTTTATTGATGAGCTTGAAAAGCTACAGCAAAATGTACGCCCCTTAACAGCAGAGCAAGTAAATGAAGTGTTGCAGGCAAATTTAACGCAGCCTGTTGAAGAAGTATTTTCATATTTTAGCGAGGAGCCTCTTGCGGCCGCATCGATTGGACAAGTTCATAAGGCTGTGCTACGTGCAACAAATGAGCAAGTAGCAGTAAAGCTATTGCGTCCCGATGTGAAAGAAATCATGCGTGATGACTTGAGCATTTTAGTAGAATTTGCACAGTGGGTTTCGAGTAAGTCGGTATGGGCAGAAAATCTAGGATTTCGCGATTTAGCGATTGGCTTTGCTGCTTCACTTATGGAGGAAATTGACTTTCAAATTGAAGCACGTAACACCCAGCAAGTAGCGAATGTACTTCGTGCTAGCGCTGATAAGGTGCACATACCTCGCATTTATACACATTATAGTAATGCTAATATTTTAGTGATGGAGTATATTGATGGTAAGTCGGTAGCAGTCGCTGATGAAGTGTATGAGCAGTTTCAAATAAATCGTCATCAATTTGCTCAAAACTTATTCAACAGCTTTTTGGAGCAGGCATTAATTTCAGGTATTTTTCATGCGGACCCTCATCCAGGCAATATTTATATTGCGAAACGTACAGGGACGATGACGCTGTTAGACTTTGGAGCTGTTGGGCGACTGGCTGCGAAGCAACAGGACGGATTAAAGCAATTTTTAATTGGGATTGCATTAAATGACGCAAGTGTTGTCTATGAAGGGGTTGCGGAATTAGTTGAAAATGCAGCAGAAGTCGATCAAGAAGAGATGGAGCAGGCAATTGGGCAAGTATTGCTAAAAATTTCATATACAGAAACTGTACAAACAGATGAGCTTATTTATTCAATTTTCTCCATTGCACGGGAGTTTGGGCTTCATTTTTATCCATCTGTCAGCACCGCATTACGTGCGCTTGTAACATTGGATGGCACGCTTCATACAATCGACCCGAATTTCGACATTTTCCAAGAAGCAAGGGCATTTTCTAGCCATTATATACAAGCGGCAATGAAACGTCCATTTAAAGAGCCATTAACGACGAAAAAATACTTGGAGGAAGAGTTAGCGCTCATTTTACCAACAATTCGAAAAATTCCACGTCGCATGAATCAACTTTTTAAAAAAGTAGAGAGTGGTAAAATTATTTTACATCACGATGTCTTTTCAGATAAGCATAATGCTATCTTTGTAACACAATTATTTTCTCGCTTTGTGTTGTTATTTGTCGGCATTACGTTCGGCTTAATTTCGGTAGCACTATTAGCAATTTCTCAATTTATGCATACTGCTTACGCAATTTATCTAAATACAGTTGCTTATGTCGGCTTATTTTTATGTGCTATTTTACTTGTTCGTTTATCAATTCAAGCGATTCGCGATATGAAGCGTACTTAA
- a CDS encoding OsmC family protein, which yields MMHHTFLLQTRWDGGRNAVGTLQAERLSTQISIPPEMDGPGIGTNPDEMLLGAAATCYIISLAAMLERTGIEANLNMQSEGIVDVTNGVFTYKQIIHNLTIQLADSTEKNKVMAERLALKAESTCMISKAIRGNVEVLVQLTIA from the coding sequence ATGATGCATCATACATTTTTGTTACAAACAAGATGGGACGGAGGGAGAAATGCAGTTGGCACTTTACAGGCTGAGCGTTTATCTACACAGATTTCGATTCCTCCTGAAATGGATGGACCAGGCATCGGAACAAATCCCGATGAAATGTTGCTAGGGGCAGCAGCTACATGCTATATTATTTCGCTTGCCGCAATGCTTGAAAGAACGGGCATTGAAGCAAATTTAAACATGCAATCAGAGGGCATCGTAGATGTGACAAATGGCGTCTTTACATATAAGCAAATTATTCATAATTTAACGATACAGCTTGCTGACAGCACTGAAAAAAATAAAGTGATGGCAGAACGGTTAGCATTAAAAGCTGAATCTACTTGTATGATTAGTAAAGCAATAAGAGGCAATGTGGAAGTATTGGTACAATTGACTATAGCGTAA
- a CDS encoding metallophosphoesterase family protein: MEKVFVIADIHGHYNRLEKLLTFWRPEEEQLIFLGDYIDRGKESLAVLKKVKALTEQGAIALTGNHERLFLKWLAEPEWAHYLGNNIGGTATLASLQQPEWNANTPEEIASCIIKYYAELLEWMDALPLFHQWDKYFFVHGGIDPEKEDAAQTEPRDFIWIREKFHHTPHLAKETVVFGHTPTPYLNNSGTGELWISPCGKKIGLDGGVILKDGQLNGIVLTKGTDEVIIHSISENSVVTETKTLPATSY; the protein is encoded by the coding sequence ATGGAAAAGGTATTTGTCATAGCAGATATACATGGTCACTATAATCGTTTAGAAAAATTATTGACGTTTTGGCGACCGGAGGAGGAACAACTCATTTTTTTAGGAGATTATATAGACCGAGGAAAAGAAAGTTTAGCTGTTTTGAAGAAAGTGAAGGCGTTGACAGAACAAGGAGCTATTGCCTTAACAGGTAATCATGAGCGCTTATTTTTAAAATGGTTGGCAGAACCAGAATGGGCACATTACCTAGGAAATAATATAGGGGGAACGGCTACACTTGCTAGCTTACAGCAACCAGAATGGAATGCAAATACGCCTGAAGAAATAGCAAGTTGTATTATAAAATATTATGCTGAGCTACTGGAGTGGATGGATGCATTGCCATTATTTCACCAATGGGATAAATACTTTTTTGTACATGGTGGCATTGATCCAGAAAAAGAGGATGCAGCACAAACAGAGCCACGTGATTTCATATGGATTCGTGAAAAATTCCATCATACACCACATTTAGCAAAAGAGACCGTTGTATTTGGGCATACACCAACGCCTTATTTGAATAACAGTGGTACAGGGGAGCTGTGGATTTCTCCATGTGGGAAAAAAATAGGTCTTGATGGTGGTGTCATCCTAAAGGATGGTCAACTAAATGGAATTGTCCTGACAAAGGGGACGGACGAAGTTATCATTCATTCTATTTCAGAAAATAGTGTTGTAACAGAAACTAAAACTCTGCCAGCAACATCTTATTAA